AGGGACGGATCACGGAGATCAATCAGGCGGCCCTCGACATCCTGGGTGCGGAACATCGGGAGGGGATCAGCCTGGCCGATTTCGGCGGCCCCTTCTTCTGGGACCGTCTCTCGCGCCGGATCCAAAATGCGGAAATTGAGAACGAGGACAGCTTTTCGGAGGAGATCGGCATCCACAAGATGGACGGGACGCCCTCGATCCTGCTGATGCGCGTCGGCATGGCGCCTCGGGAGGAGGGAGACGTCCAACCCCTCTACTACGCTTCCTTCGTCGACATCTCCGAGTTGAAGAGCAGCCAGGAACAGCTGTCCTTCATGGCCTGTCACGATGTCCTCACGGGGTTGTTGAACCGCTCGGGACTGCGGCAGGTTCTGGCCGACAAGGCGGAGCTCTATGGCCGGTCGCCGACCGTCTTCGTCCTTGCCGTCCGCGATTTCAAGCGCATCAATGCGGCGCTCGGCGTCAGCACCGGGGATTCCGTCCTGGTTGAACTGACCCGTCGGCTCAGGGGGACGATGGCCCCGAACGAGGAGTTGGCCCGCCTGGGGGGCATGGAGTTCGCCGTGGTCTCCTTTGACGTCGTCGACTCCGAGGAGTCGGAGGCGGCGGCGCATCGCCTCTTGAGCGCCCTGGAGGAACCCTTCCTGGTTGACGACCGAAAGTTCATGTTGTCCGGAAGCGTCGGAATCATGATGCCCCGCGACAACGGGACGATCGACGAGACGATCTCCGGGGCGGCCCTCGCCGCCGCCGAGGCCAAGCGGAGGGAGCGAAATTGCGTCCTCTTCTTCAGCGATCGCCTGAGGACGCGCAACGTCAACTCCATCGAGATGGAGAACTGGCTGCGTGACGCAATTTTTCAGGAGAGCTTCAGGATCGTATTTCAGCCGATCGTGGAGATTCGAAACCGACGGGTGCGCGGCGTCGAGGCCCTGGTGCGCTGGGTCGGACCCAACGGCAGGCCGATGAGTCCCGAGGACTTCATCCCCATGGCCGAGGAGACCGGGATGATGCAGTCCCTGTCCGCGCTCCTTTTCAGGTTGACGGCCCAGGAATTTCTGAAGCTCCAGCGGGCTGTTCCGGACATCTACCTCAGCCTGAACGTATCCCCCGTGCTCTTCCGGGACAACCTCGTCGAGTCCATGCTGCGGGATTTTATCGAGAAAAGAGGAGTTTCTCCCTCAGACGTCCTTCTCGAGATCACCGAGACGGCGCTCATCGCCGACATGGAGAACTGCCGAGGCGCTTTGGTGCGCCTGACGGACAAGGGCTACACCATGGCCATCGACGATTTCGGGGTCGGCAACTCCTCCATATCCTACCTGCAGAATTTCCCGGTCAGAAAACTCAAAATCGACAAGTCCTTCGTCCAGAGGATCGGGTCCCACGAGGAGGACTGGACCCTCATCCGCGCCATTCTGCGCATGAGCGAGGTGCTCCGGGTCGACGTCGTCGCGGAGGGCGTCGAGACGGAGGAGCAGGAGCGCCTTTTGGGCGAATTGGGTTGTCCCCTGGGTCAGGGCTACTTGTATTATCGTCCGATGGACCTCGAAACGTGTCTGAAGGCCCTTGGTGCCCGTGAAGCGGGAGATACGGATGTCTAGAGAACGGCGTTCCATACTTCCTCGGCGCCTCTCCCCGAGGAAACTGGTGTCCCTGGGGCCCAAAGGGTTGGCGGTATTCCTGGCGCTTCTGCTTCTGGGGATCACTATCGAATATTGGGAGAAGCGCACCGGCGACTTTCTGGAGGGGACCGTCGCGACCGTCGTCGACGGAGACACCTTGGTGGTGGACGTGTCGGGGGATCATCGAAGGGTTCGTCTGATCGGGGTCGATACGCCCGAGACGGTCCATCCCCGCAAGCCCGTCCAGTACTATGGGCGCGAGGCCAGCGACTTCACCAAGCGGTCGCTCCTGGGGCGTCGCGTATGGCTGGAGTACGACGTCGCGCCTCTGGACCGTTACCGGCGGCACCTGGCCTACGTTTGGCTGGAGGAGCCCGGAAGGAGCGAGGAGGCCGTGCGGCGGGGGATGTTCAATGCCCGTCTGCTGCTGGAGGGGTACGGACGCCTCCTGACCGTTCAGCCCAATGTGCGTCATGCCGACCTGTTCACGGTCTTTCAAACCGAGGCACGGACGGCGGGGCGCGGCTTGTGGGGTCTAAAACGCTGAGCTTCCTGGCTGCGGGCGGCGATCATTCCCCTTTTCTCAGGGCCCTCTCGGGACGCCGGATCCTGGGCGTCAATCCCCCTGTATGCGATTTCGCCTGGTTCGACCTCTGGTCCAAGCCCGTCGGCCTGCTGAGCCTGATGGGGTGGCTGCGGTCGCGCGGAAATCGCGTGGAGCTGATCGATTGCCTTTACGAGGCCCGGACCGCACCCCGAACATTCGGCCGCTGGAAGGTCGCTCGGGAGCCCCTCCGGAAACCCGGCCCCCTGGCCCACATTCCACGCCGCTACTGGCGCTTCGGTCTGGGAGAGGAGGCGTTCCGGCGGCGGCTCGCCGACGTGGAGCCGCCGGACCTTGTCCTGGTCACCGGGGCGATGACCTATTGGTATCCCGGAGTCCGTTCCGTGATTCGTGCATTGAAAGAGGCCTTTCCCTCCGTTCCGCTCCTTCTGGGAGGGGCCTATGCCCGGCTTTGTCCGGAGCATGCATTGAGCTCCGGCGCCGACCTCGTGCAGACGGAACCGCTGCCCCTGTCCTTGGGGGGACCCGCGATGGACCTCTACGACCGACCGGAGTACGGGGTGCTCATCACCTCCTGGGGGTGTCCCATGCACTGCAGCTACTGTGCGGCTCGAGTGCTCTGGGGCGCTTTTCGGGAGCGTCCCATGGAGGAGGTCCTGAAAGATCTGGGCGAACAGATGGGCCTCCTCTCCATGACCGACCTCGCATTTTACGACGATGCGCTGCTCGTGAACCCGGAACGCCGTTTCTATCCTCTCTGTGCCCACATTCGTGGACACTTTCCCAAGCTGCGTCTGCACACGCCCAACGGGCTCCACGTCGCCCGCCTGGACGAGCGCTGCTGCTCCGAGCTCTTCGAGACGGGGTTTCGGACGATACGTCTGAGTCTGGAGGGGGTGGATGCGTACACTCGAGGCCAGAGCGCCGAAAAGGCCGGGGCCCGGGACTACGAACGGGCGGTCTGCAACCTGCTCCGGGCCGGTTACGTCGAAGAGGACATCGAGACCTATATCCTCGTGGGGCTTCCCGGCCAGGACCTCCGCGATGTGGAGCGGGCCGTCGACTTCGTCCTGGCCCTGGGCGGATACCCCAAGTTGGCGGAGTTCTCGCCCATCCCCGGAAGCCTTCTTTTTGGGGAGGCTCTGAGGTTGACGCCGGAGATCGGCAAGGAACCCCTGCTGCAGAACAACACCCTATACGCCCCTTACGTCGCGCGGACGATGGCTCCGGAATCGCTTCAGTCGCTTAGGGATCGGGCACGACGCCGTTCGTCCGACGGGATGGAGGATGGGTAATTTTACTTATTTCTCAAAAAGCATTGACTTTGGAAATGAATACCTCAATAATTATAGGGATGGACATTAAGTCTTAACAGGAGGGAGACCTGTCGGTCTTCCTCCTCTGAGTTTTCGGGGCCGGATGACCGCCGTTTTTGTGAAGGATGGGGCGATGGACCCGGTTTATTTTCGGAGGAATACTGGACGCTTATGAGCAATTTTTTGAACGAGAAGGATTTGAAAAAGGACGAGCTCGAGAGGGACGAATACCGGGAATTGGAGAGCTACGGCCGGGACGACGAGGGCGTTGAGGACGGGTTCGACGCCTACGGCCTGAGGGACGAGCTCACTCGGGCGATCGAAAAGAAGGGGTTCGATGCCCCAACTCCCGTACAGCGCAAGGTGCTGGCGTCGGATTGGCGCGGGCGCGACCTGATCGTGAGGGCCCGGACGGGGTCGGGAAAAACCCTGGCGTTTCTGCTGCCCCTGCTTCAGGACATGCGGGCTTCGGAGCGCACTCCGCACCTTCTGGTCTTGGCACCGACGCGCGAGTTGGCTCAGCAGACCGCCCGAGAGGCGGAGTGGTTGGTCCGTTACCTTGACGTCTCCGTCGTCTCCCTGGTGGGGGGATTGGAGATGTCCCCCCAGCTTCGGGCTCTGAGGGAGGGCGCGGCGATCGTGGTTGGGACCCCCGGGCGCACGCGTGATCACATCGAGCGCGGCAGCCTCAGGACGGAAAACATCCGGTGCGTCGTCCTGGACGAGGGCGACCAGATGCTGGACATGGGGTTCCGTGAGGAGCTGGAGGCCATTCTGGATGCCCTGCCGAATGAACGCCGCACCTGGCTCTTCTCCGCGACGATGCCGCCCGAGGTCCGAGCCCTGGCGAATCGCTACCTCGAAGACCCCATGACCCTGACTCTGGTCGAGGAGGGCGAGCAGCACGAGGACATCCTCCATCGGGTGTACATGATTCCCTCTCGCCGCCGCTTCGAGGGGCTGGTGAACATCCTGCTCTGGGAGCACCCCAAGCGCAGTCTGATCTTCTGCCACACCCGTATGGAATCCATCGAGATCGCTCAGCGGCTTCAGGACGAGGGGTTCAATGCGGCTGCGCTGCACGGCGATATGACCCAGCGCGAACGCAACGCCGTTCTGGCCTCCTTCAAGTCGGGTTCCATGCCGTGCCTCGTGGCGACGAACGTCGCCGCCCGAGGGCTGGACGTGGAGGGAGTGACCCACGTCGTTCAGCTGGGGCTTCCCGACGACAGGGAGACCTTCGTGCACCGCAGCGGGCGTACGGGCAGAGCGGGACACGAGGGGACGAATCTGATCCTGCTCTCTCCGGTCGAGGCGGGGCGTTTTCGCACCATGCTGCGCTCCACACAGATGCAGGTCGAGTGGCAGGATGTCCCCAGCCTGGAACGTATCCACGCGGTCCAGCGTGAGGTAGCCGAGGAGAAGCTGCTCTCCGCGCCCCTGGATGCGGAGTATGCGGCGTACCTGAGTTGGGCGGAGGATCTGCTGGAGCGGGCCGAGCCCAAGGTTTTGGTCGCCAAGCTGCTGGGAGCACTGAACTCCCGGACGGCAAAGGGATACAACATCAGCACCGACCTGGAGCGAGAGCGCGATCGGCGCAGCCGCGGCTCCCGGGGCGATTACGCGCCGCAGACGAGCCGGCGCCCGGGAGCCAGGCCCAAGGGCACGATGACGCGCATGCGCAGCAGTCAGGGCGGAGCACGTGACGTGGGACGCATTCTGAACGCGCTCTGTACGGCGCTGAAGGTGGAGCGGGCCGAGGTAGGAGCCATCCGCCTGAGGGACGATCACGTCATGGTCGAGCTGTTGCCTCTGGCCCTGGCCCGTCTGGAGCAGGGGCGCGCCGGACTGGCCCGGTGGGGACTCTACCCCGAGGAGGAGCCGCGCTACGATCGGGGCCGCCGAGGGGCCGAACCCAGAAAACGCTACGGCCGTAGCGGAAGGGACTGATTCGAACGGGGGGCGATGGCGCTTCCCCGTTTTTTCTTTGCCGGCCGGCGCGGTAAAGACTCAACCTTTTAGGCATCCGAGTCGGTTTAGGGACGGCCGGCGTGAGGTTCAATGAGGCATCGAGCCACAGCCGAAGGCAAAGCGCGTCTTGACGAGGCCGATTCTTTGAGCAATAATACGGTGCTTGGGGACGAGATATACGGTCTCCTGCGGTCGTTCTTGATTTTGGGGTGTAGCCAAGCGGCAAGGCAGCGGACTTTGGCTCCGCCATCGTTGGTTCGAATCCAGCCACCCCAGCCAAAAATTACAAACGATGGAAAGCAGGGGGGAGGCCCCCTTGTTTTTTGTTTCGGAATGGCGAGGTGGACGGACGAGATGGGTTTGCGCTTGGGCATTCTCGTTATGGCTGCGGGAAAAGGCACTCGGATGAGGAGCGGGCTTCCCAAGGTGTTGCATCCGATCCTGGACGCGCCGATGCTGGGTTATCTCCTTCGAAGCGTGCTGGGATGCGGGGCCGATGAGGTGGCCGTCCTGGTGGGCAGCGGAGGGGAGCAGGTCGAGGAATACCTCCGCAGCTTTCCTGATGTGAAGACCCTATGGCAGCGGGAGCAGCTGGGCACGGGGCATGCCGTGAAGGTGACGCGTGACTGGTGGGAGCGATTCGACTCCCTGCTCGTGCTCAACGGCGATCTTCCGCTCCTGAGGCCGGAGACCCTGAACGATCTTCTGAATCGTTGTCGGAAGGACCCTGCCGACGGAACTCTTTTGACCTTCGATGCGTGCAATCCCGATGGATACGGACGTGTCGTGCGTTCTCCCGGCGGAGTGCGGATCGTGGAGCACAAGGATGCCTCGGACGAGGAACGTTTGGTCAGGGAGGTCAACGCGGGTTGCTACTTCTTCGCCACCGCCTCCCTGGCGCGGGTCATCGACAGGATCGGCAACGACAACGCACAGGGCGAGTACTACCTTCCCGACGTCATCTCCCTGATGACTGGAGAAGGGATGCGCGTTCGCGCGCTCCCTATGCCCGAGGAGGAGATGATGGGCGTAAACACTCAGGCCGAACTGGCAGGGGTGACGAGGATCCTCCGCGACCGCATCGCTTTGGGGTGGATGGAGCGGGGAGTAAGGATTATGGATCCCTCCGCCGTGTGGATCGGGCCCGATGTCGAGCTGTCCCCCGGGGTCCGGGTGATGCCGAACGTTCAGATATGGGGACGTACCCGGGTCGGCGAGGACTGTTTCATCGGTCCGGGCTGCATCCTGACCGACGCCGTCCTGGGCCGGGACGTCGTCCTGATCGCGAACGTGGTCCTGGAGAACAGCGAGCTGTGCGATGCCGCCAAGGCGGGGCCCTTTGCCTATATCCGGGAGGGGTCTCGCCTGGAGTCTCGGGCCTTCGCCGGAAAGTTCGTGGAGTTGAAGAAGACGACGGTGGGACGCAACAGCAAGGTCCCGCACCTCTCGTATCTGGGCGATGCCCGGCTGGGGGAGGACGTCAATATCGGGGCCGGGACCATAACCTGCAATTACGACGGCAAGAGCAAGCACCCCACGACGATCGGCGACCGTTGTTTCGTGGGCTCGGACACCATGTTCGTGGCTCCCGCGACGATGGGGGACGACGCCTCCACCGCCGCGGGTTCCGTGATCACCGAGCCCGTCCCCGAGGGCGCTTTGGGCGTGGGGCGAGCCAGACAGCGCAACGTCGAGGGCTGGACGTCCCGTAGGAAGAAGCTGGAACGACAGGGAGGCTGAGAACCGTGTCGGGTTTGAAGGATCTCAAAATTTTCTCGGGAACGGCGCATCCGGATTTTGCCAAGCGCATCTGCAGTGAGCTGGGAGTTCGGCTTTCGGCGGCCCGTCATTATCGTTTTTCGGACGGAGAGATCGGTCTGTCCATCGACGAAAGCGTTCGTGGGGCGGACGTCTTTGTCGTCCAACCGACCTCCTCGCCGACGAACGACAATCTGTTCGAGCTTCTGATCATGATCGATGCTTTCAAGAGGGCCTCCGCCAGCCGCATCAACGTGGTGGTTCCCTACTTCGGCTACGCGAGGCAGGATCGCAAGAGCAAGCCGCGCGAGCCGATCACCGCCAAGCTCGTCGCCAACCTTCTGACCCAGAGCGGTGCGGACCGCGTCATCACGGTGGACCTGCATGCGGGACAGATCCAGGGATTTTTCGACATCCCCGTCGATCACCTGACCGGAATGCCCCTTCTCGCCTCCTACTTCAAGGAAATGCTGGAACCTGAGTTGCAGCGCGGCGAGGTCGTCGTGGTCTCGCCGGACGTCGGGGGCGTGGTGAGGGCGCGGCGCTTCGCGGTCATGCTCAAGACGGATCTGGCGATCGTCGACAAGCGGCGCTCCTACGAGGTGGCCAATTTCTGCGAGGTCATGGATATCATCGGCGAGGTCAAAGGAAAGACGGCCGTCCTGGTGGACGACATCATCGACACGGCGGGGACGATCTGCAACGCCGCTGCGGGGCTGAAGGAGCGCGGATGCCGGACGGTCTACGCCTGCGCCACTCACTCGGTGCTCTCGGGGCCCGCGATGGACCGTATTGCCAAGTCCGACATCGAGAAGCTGGTTTTTTCCGATACGATCCCCCTTCAGGAGTCCAAACGTTCGGACAAGGTGCTTCAGCTGTCCATCGCGCCCCTGTTTGCGGAGGCCATCCTGAGGGTGCACAGCGACCGTTCCGTCAGCAGTCTGTTCGACCGGTGAGGTCCCTTCGTTTTTTCAGGGGCTTCGTCTTTCGGGGCTTTTTTTTAGGGCTGTTCCCTCGCCGGCCCTGCCGCGGGGAAAGCGATTATAGAGCATCAAGAAGGAGTTGTGGTGAATGTCTGAGCGAGTAACGTTAGTGATGGAGCCCAGAGCAAAAAGCAGCAGAGGGGAGAACCGGCGTCTGCGCAAGGCCGGTTGGACGCCCTGTGTCTTTTATGGCCCCGAGGTGGCGGAGCCCGTGATGGGCAAGATTGCATCGAAGAGCCTTGAGCGTCTTATCGCCAGGGGACGCTGGGAGGCGACACGCCTGACGGTCAAGCTCCCCTCCGGCGAGGAGGAGATGTGCATCATCCGCGAGGCCCAGCGCGATCCCTTGACGGGCGATCTGGTCCACATCGATCTTCTTCGGCTGATTCGGGGCCGTAAGATCTCGGTCAAGGTCCCCGTGAGGATTCAGGGGCGCGAGAACTCGCCCGGGCTCAAGGATGGCGGCGTTCTGGAAAGCGTGCACGAGCTCGAGATCGAGAGCGTGCCGATGAGCATCCCGGAGAGTATCGATGTCGACGTCTCCGCCCTGACGCTTGGAGAGGCTCTGCACGTCCGGGATCTCTCCGTGGACGAGAACGTCACGCTCCTGGCGGACCCGGATGAG
The sequence above is a segment of the Fretibacterium sp. OH1220_COT-178 genome. Coding sequences within it:
- a CDS encoding putative bifunctional diguanylate cyclase/phosphodiesterase, which produces MTVQLVRPRFKWITVSLLFFVAGVYLYYRHMWIQDRDAVLRSIDDRLAVAADLVPLLLSPDFHDRAVAPGSIALEEELLNRQRINEFVGIQGLRYAQTLVRSGGRFYFSAPTVSKKEARERGSWYFYPYDDIPEPLARVYDSGQASYLSYEDQWGEYRSLCKRFSSPGGVPYLVLVDVGKGTVRHLLAQTFFKPLLSALYILLIMSPLGCILWVMGLDLRDANARLEAANAGLSKRLDAQRDWLFDVESAIREGQDRLEQVQELHQNSLAGLLTFDGEGRITEINQAALDILGAEHREGISLADFGGPFFWDRLSRRIQNAEIENEDSFSEEIGIHKMDGTPSILLMRVGMAPREEGDVQPLYYASFVDISELKSSQEQLSFMACHDVLTGLLNRSGLRQVLADKAELYGRSPTVFVLAVRDFKRINAALGVSTGDSVLVELTRRLRGTMAPNEELARLGGMEFAVVSFDVVDSEESEAAAHRLLSALEEPFLVDDRKFMLSGSVGIMMPRDNGTIDETISGAALAAAEAKRRERNCVLFFSDRLRTRNVNSIEMENWLRDAIFQESFRIVFQPIVEIRNRRVRGVEALVRWVGPNGRPMSPEDFIPMAEETGMMQSLSALLFRLTAQEFLKLQRAVPDIYLSLNVSPVLFRDNLVESMLRDFIEKRGVSPSDVLLEITETALIADMENCRGALVRLTDKGYTMAIDDFGVGNSSISYLQNFPVRKLKIDKSFVQRIGSHEEDWTLIRAILRMSEVLRVDVVAEGVETEEQERLLGELGCPLGQGYLYYRPMDLETCLKALGAREAGDTDV
- a CDS encoding thermonuclease family protein, whose protein sequence is MSRERRSILPRRLSPRKLVSLGPKGLAVFLALLLLGITIEYWEKRTGDFLEGTVATVVDGDTLVVDVSGDHRRVRLIGVDTPETVHPRKPVQYYGREASDFTKRSLLGRRVWLEYDVAPLDRYRRHLAYVWLEEPGRSEEAVRRGMFNARLLLEGYGRLLTVQPNVRHADLFTVFQTEARTAGRGLWGLKR
- a CDS encoding B12-binding domain-containing radical SAM protein; translated protein: MGSKTLSFLAAGGDHSPFLRALSGRRILGVNPPVCDFAWFDLWSKPVGLLSLMGWLRSRGNRVELIDCLYEARTAPRTFGRWKVAREPLRKPGPLAHIPRRYWRFGLGEEAFRRRLADVEPPDLVLVTGAMTYWYPGVRSVIRALKEAFPSVPLLLGGAYARLCPEHALSSGADLVQTEPLPLSLGGPAMDLYDRPEYGVLITSWGCPMHCSYCAARVLWGAFRERPMEEVLKDLGEQMGLLSMTDLAFYDDALLVNPERRFYPLCAHIRGHFPKLRLHTPNGLHVARLDERCCSELFETGFRTIRLSLEGVDAYTRGQSAEKAGARDYERAVCNLLRAGYVEEDIETYILVGLPGQDLRDVERAVDFVLALGGYPKLAEFSPIPGSLLFGEALRLTPEIGKEPLLQNNTLYAPYVARTMAPESLQSLRDRARRRSSDGMEDG
- a CDS encoding DEAD/DEAH box helicase, which encodes MSNFLNEKDLKKDELERDEYRELESYGRDDEGVEDGFDAYGLRDELTRAIEKKGFDAPTPVQRKVLASDWRGRDLIVRARTGSGKTLAFLLPLLQDMRASERTPHLLVLAPTRELAQQTAREAEWLVRYLDVSVVSLVGGLEMSPQLRALREGAAIVVGTPGRTRDHIERGSLRTENIRCVVLDEGDQMLDMGFREELEAILDALPNERRTWLFSATMPPEVRALANRYLEDPMTLTLVEEGEQHEDILHRVYMIPSRRRFEGLVNILLWEHPKRSLIFCHTRMESIEIAQRLQDEGFNAAALHGDMTQRERNAVLASFKSGSMPCLVATNVAARGLDVEGVTHVVQLGLPDDRETFVHRSGRTGRAGHEGTNLILLSPVEAGRFRTMLRSTQMQVEWQDVPSLERIHAVQREVAEEKLLSAPLDAEYAAYLSWAEDLLERAEPKVLVAKLLGALNSRTAKGYNISTDLERERDRRSRGSRGDYAPQTSRRPGARPKGTMTRMRSSQGGARDVGRILNALCTALKVERAEVGAIRLRDDHVMVELLPLALARLEQGRAGLARWGLYPEEEPRYDRGRRGAEPRKRYGRSGRD
- the glmU gene encoding bifunctional UDP-N-acetylglucosamine diphosphorylase/glucosamine-1-phosphate N-acetyltransferase GlmU, with the translated sequence MARWTDEMGLRLGILVMAAGKGTRMRSGLPKVLHPILDAPMLGYLLRSVLGCGADEVAVLVGSGGEQVEEYLRSFPDVKTLWQREQLGTGHAVKVTRDWWERFDSLLVLNGDLPLLRPETLNDLLNRCRKDPADGTLLTFDACNPDGYGRVVRSPGGVRIVEHKDASDEERLVREVNAGCYFFATASLARVIDRIGNDNAQGEYYLPDVISLMTGEGMRVRALPMPEEEMMGVNTQAELAGVTRILRDRIALGWMERGVRIMDPSAVWIGPDVELSPGVRVMPNVQIWGRTRVGEDCFIGPGCILTDAVLGRDVVLIANVVLENSELCDAAKAGPFAYIREGSRLESRAFAGKFVELKKTTVGRNSKVPHLSYLGDARLGEDVNIGAGTITCNYDGKSKHPTTIGDRCFVGSDTMFVAPATMGDDASTAAGSVITEPVPEGALGVGRARQRNVEGWTSRRKKLERQGG
- a CDS encoding ribose-phosphate diphosphokinase, with product MKDLKIFSGTAHPDFAKRICSELGVRLSAARHYRFSDGEIGLSIDESVRGADVFVVQPTSSPTNDNLFELLIMIDAFKRASASRINVVVPYFGYARQDRKSKPREPITAKLVANLLTQSGADRVITVDLHAGQIQGFFDIPVDHLTGMPLLASYFKEMLEPELQRGEVVVVSPDVGGVVRARRFAVMLKTDLAIVDKRRSYEVANFCEVMDIIGEVKGKTAVLVDDIIDTAGTICNAAAGLKERGCRTVYACATHSVLSGPAMDRIAKSDIEKLVFSDTIPLQESKRSDKVLQLSIAPLFAEAILRVHSDRSVSSLFDR
- a CDS encoding 50S ribosomal protein L25, which codes for MEPRAKSSRGENRRLRKAGWTPCVFYGPEVAEPVMGKIASKSLERLIARGRWEATRLTVKLPSGEEEMCIIREAQRDPLTGDLVHIDLLRLIRGRKISVKVPVRIQGRENSPGLKDGGVLESVHELEIESVPMSIPESIDVDVSALTLGEALHVRDLSVDENVTLLADPDEVVAIIVVPRGVEESSGEEESAEVEVVAKGKAAKADEEEA